Proteins encoded together in one Cyanobium sp. ATX 6F1 window:
- a CDS encoding circularly permuted type 2 ATP-grasp protein, giving the protein MFTDYRPHKGYDEYFSATAQPRQALKPLLSSLGQLGLDQLNTSHAAAEILLKRLGATFRLNDSGDKGSERILPFDPLPRLISTSAWQILEKGLVQRLEAIDAFLGDVYGPQKILRDGVVPREDVESSQGWRPQMNGFKPPLGRWCHVSGLDLIRDGSGTWRVLEDNLRCPSGVAYFLENRRVMKRMFPSLFAGRAVQPIDDYASHLLRTLRELAPWTDSPKVVLLTPGVFNSAYFEHSYLAQQMGIQLVEGRDLVCEGNRVWMRSTAGLEVVDVIYRRIDDDFLDPAVFRSDSMLGVRGLMEAYRAGRVAIANAPGTGVADDKLIYAYVPEMIRYYLDEEPIIENVPTYICSREDDRAYVLAHLKELVVKSVAEAGGYGMLIGPHSTEEDILSFAAKIQADPRNFIAQPTLDLSTVPSLSEGELYPCHVDLRPYVLRGQDAWVSPGGLTRVALRRGSLVVNSSQGGGCKDTWIVDEASC; this is encoded by the coding sequence ATGTTCACGGATTACAGGCCCCACAAGGGCTACGACGAGTACTTCAGCGCCACGGCCCAACCCCGCCAGGCCCTCAAGCCCCTGCTTTCCTCCCTCGGGCAGCTAGGCCTCGATCAGCTCAACACCAGCCACGCCGCGGCGGAGATCCTGCTCAAGCGCCTCGGGGCCACCTTCCGCCTGAACGACTCAGGTGACAAGGGCAGCGAACGCATCCTGCCCTTCGATCCCCTGCCCCGCCTGATCTCCACCAGCGCCTGGCAGATCCTGGAGAAGGGCCTGGTGCAGCGCCTGGAGGCCATCGACGCCTTCCTGGGCGACGTGTATGGACCCCAGAAGATCCTCCGCGACGGCGTTGTGCCCCGCGAAGACGTAGAGAGCTCCCAGGGCTGGCGCCCCCAGATGAACGGCTTCAAGCCACCCTTGGGCCGCTGGTGCCACGTCTCCGGCCTGGATCTGATTCGCGACGGCTCGGGGACCTGGCGGGTGCTGGAGGACAACCTGCGCTGCCCCTCCGGCGTGGCCTACTTCCTGGAGAACCGGCGCGTCATGAAGCGCATGTTCCCCAGCCTGTTCGCCGGTCGGGCCGTGCAACCGATCGACGACTACGCCTCCCACCTGCTGCGCACCCTGCGGGAGCTGGCCCCCTGGACCGACTCCCCCAAGGTGGTGCTGCTCACTCCCGGGGTGTTCAACAGCGCCTACTTCGAGCACAGCTACCTGGCCCAGCAGATGGGCATCCAGCTGGTGGAGGGCCGTGATCTGGTCTGTGAGGGCAATCGGGTGTGGATGCGCAGCACCGCCGGGCTGGAGGTGGTGGATGTGATCTATCGCCGCATCGACGATGACTTCCTCGATCCAGCTGTCTTCCGCAGCGATTCGATGCTGGGAGTGCGGGGGCTGATGGAGGCCTACCGGGCCGGCCGGGTCGCGATTGCCAATGCCCCAGGCACCGGCGTCGCCGACGACAAGCTCATCTACGCCTACGTGCCGGAGATGATCCGCTACTACCTGGATGAAGAGCCGATCATCGAAAACGTTCCCACCTACATCTGCTCCCGCGAAGACGACCGTGCCTACGTGCTGGCCCACCTCAAGGAGCTGGTGGTGAAATCAGTGGCGGAGGCCGGGGGCTACGGCATGCTTATCGGTCCCCATTCCACGGAAGAGGACATCCTTTCCTTCGCCGCCAAGATTCAGGCCGACCCGCGCAACTTCATCGCCCAGCCCACGTTGGATCTCTCCACGGTGCCGTCCCTTAGTGAAGGAGAGCTCTATCCCTGCCATGTGGATCTGCGCCCCTATGTGCTCCGCGGCCAGGATGCCTGGGTGAGCCCCGGGGGCCTCACCCGCGTCGCCCTTCGCCGGGGCTCCTTGGTGGTCAACTCCTCCCAGGGGGGCGGCTGCAAGGACACCTGGATCGTGGACGAAGCCTCATGCTGA
- a CDS encoding alpha-E domain-containing protein, with protein MLSRVADSLYWINRNVERAENISRFVEVSEAMALDCPPGSAEPWLPLIDACGDRELFDKLYPQGQPEDVVRFLVREEGNPSSIVNCIAVARENSRQIREVITTEMWEQINGLYWTLQESDTFWAQPPQEQLREIRRACQLYYGITDATLSRDLSWHFSRLGRLIERADKTSRILDVKYFLLLPSPEDVGGVLDELQWISLLRCTGAYQMFRQAQQQGITPKAVAEFLLLDPIFPRSLRYCLEGINRTLRVIRGNPVPGPPDDLECLSGLMLASWSFVRIDELMAQGLHEAIDQFQSDLNRLHAQIDGRYFVISTPSLPSPPEPACAPD; from the coding sequence ATGCTGAGCCGTGTCGCCGACTCGCTTTACTGGATCAATCGCAATGTGGAGAGGGCCGAGAACATCTCCCGCTTCGTCGAAGTCAGCGAGGCTATGGCGCTCGACTGCCCCCCCGGCAGCGCCGAACCATGGCTGCCCCTGATCGACGCCTGCGGCGATCGAGAGCTGTTCGACAAGCTCTACCCCCAGGGCCAGCCCGAGGATGTGGTGCGCTTTCTGGTGCGGGAGGAGGGCAACCCCAGCAGCATCGTCAACTGCATCGCCGTGGCCCGGGAAAACTCCCGTCAGATCCGCGAGGTGATCACCACCGAGATGTGGGAGCAGATCAACGGCCTCTACTGGACGTTGCAGGAGAGCGACACCTTCTGGGCGCAGCCCCCCCAGGAGCAGCTGCGGGAGATCCGCCGTGCCTGCCAGCTCTACTACGGCATCACCGACGCCACCTTGAGCCGCGATCTCTCCTGGCACTTCTCCCGCCTGGGCCGGCTGATCGAGCGTGCCGACAAGACCAGCCGCATCCTGGATGTGAAGTACTTCCTGCTGCTGCCCAGCCCGGAGGATGTGGGCGGTGTTCTTGATGAACTCCAGTGGATTTCACTGCTGCGCTGCACGGGGGCCTACCAGATGTTCCGCCAGGCCCAGCAGCAGGGCATCACCCCCAAGGCCGTGGCGGAATTTCTGCTGCTCGATCCGATCTTCCCCCGCTCGCTGCGCTACTGCCTGGAGGGCATCAACCGGACCCTGCGCGTGATTCGCGGCAATCCCGTGCCCGGTCCACCCGATGATCTGGAGTGCCTCAGCGGCCTGATGCTGGCCTCCTGGAGTTTCGTGCGGATCGATGAACTGATGGCCCAGGGGCTCCACGAGGCCATCGATCAATTTCAGAGCGATCTCAACCGGCTGCACGCGCAGATCGACGGGCGGTACTTTGTCATTTCCACCCCCTCCCTCCCCAGTCCACCGGAGCCGGCATGCGCGCCCGACTGA
- a CDS encoding transglutaminase family protein produces MRARLTHTLTYRYSAPVQLGPHRVCLKPRGHGFQRLISFALRFSPEPSRSWPLVAASGDEIQRAWFLGDTDNFELQSLSEVETSMPPPLEICLEQNRLALPYPVGHLNGDLMGSLEGWLPNGQHDPAAVELAQEALMGSDQQALMFLAQLVETIQDRVKYTQRHSGPAWPAGRTLKERVGSCRDLAMLMIEACRCVGLPARFVSGYHLVEPAPERYDLHAWAEVYLPGAGWRGFDPSGMGAIDDRYILLATSSKPDLTAAVSGTYSGPPGVESKFKWSITAEVLDETHLSVPIAPSLSR; encoded by the coding sequence ATGCGCGCCCGACTGACCCACACGCTCACCTACCGCTACAGCGCACCGGTGCAGCTCGGGCCCCATCGGGTCTGCCTCAAGCCCCGCGGCCACGGATTCCAGCGACTGATCAGCTTCGCGCTGCGCTTTTCGCCGGAACCCAGCCGCTCCTGGCCCCTGGTGGCCGCCAGCGGCGATGAGATCCAGCGGGCCTGGTTTCTGGGCGACACCGACAACTTTGAGCTCCAATCCTTGAGTGAAGTGGAAACCTCAATGCCACCTCCCCTGGAGATCTGCCTGGAGCAGAATCGCCTCGCCCTCCCCTATCCGGTGGGGCATCTCAACGGCGATCTGATGGGCAGCCTTGAGGGCTGGCTGCCCAATGGGCAGCACGACCCTGCCGCCGTGGAGCTGGCCCAGGAGGCCCTGATGGGCAGTGACCAGCAGGCGCTGATGTTCCTGGCCCAGCTGGTGGAAACGATCCAGGACCGGGTCAAGTACACCCAGCGCCACTCCGGTCCAGCCTGGCCCGCCGGCCGCACCCTCAAGGAGCGCGTGGGTTCCTGCCGCGACCTGGCGATGCTGATGATCGAGGCCTGCCGCTGCGTGGGGCTGCCGGCCCGGTTCGTCAGCGGCTACCACCTGGTGGAACCCGCACCGGAACGCTACGACCTCCACGCCTGGGCGGAGGTCTACCTGCCCGGAGCCGGCTGGCGCGGCTTCGACCCCAGCGGCATGGGGGCAATCGATGACCGCTACATCCTCCTGGCCACCTCCTCGAAACCGGACCTCACCGCGGCCGTCAGTGGCACCTACTCCGGGCCACCGGGGGTGGAGAGCAAGTTCAAATGGTCGATCACGGCCGAAGTGCTCGACGAGACTCACCTGAGCGTCCCGATTGCCCCCAGCCTGAGCCGATGA
- a CDS encoding GGDEF domain-containing protein → MTLAGHPLQSNLADEVNQRLIRIMALVGLLGSALIGMSTGSLALIAANRSIVRQSDQISASISTFLQAESSKSEQQRMVQLYRSQTVSPDTDSLDQLVVFDGSGQVLLSSRPSLVGRSLAELLQRGDLGDGVDRASLRCFAQPTPGCRLASRSFHLPWQRTQTEWRLLNQLSFDATPRETRYLVLMTFNAEATNLLVFQQMLLLASLSILILGSLLTVLTLTLKQSLLPGLHQVAETDGLTGLANRRTFMEISEKMLNRGLDEGLPFVLTVIDIDFFKRVNDTYGHVCGDAVLKAVAQQIRVSVRERDLVGRLGGEEFGLVLSSSTTTADSILERVRQQVEASQIDWEGEPVKVTISLGAASSEHLDHSLDHLYAAADTALYQAKSEGRNRVRWAAAPRPASSSANNPSPPQTDRR, encoded by the coding sequence ATGACCCTCGCTGGCCATCCGCTTCAGTCGAACCTGGCCGACGAGGTCAACCAGCGCCTGATCCGAATCATGGCGTTGGTGGGACTGCTCGGCAGCGCCCTGATCGGGATGTCCACAGGCTCCCTGGCCCTGATCGCAGCCAACCGCAGCATCGTGCGTCAGAGCGATCAGATCAGTGCCTCGATCAGCACCTTCCTGCAGGCGGAAAGTAGCAAAAGCGAACAGCAGCGAATGGTGCAGCTTTACCGCAGCCAGACCGTCAGCCCTGACACCGACAGCCTCGATCAGCTGGTGGTGTTCGACGGGAGTGGCCAGGTGCTGCTGAGCTCGAGGCCATCCCTGGTGGGCCGCTCCCTCGCGGAGCTGCTCCAGCGCGGCGACCTTGGCGACGGTGTTGATCGCGCCAGCCTGCGCTGCTTCGCCCAGCCCACCCCGGGCTGCCGCCTGGCCAGCCGATCGTTCCACCTGCCCTGGCAACGCACCCAGACCGAGTGGCGGCTGCTGAACCAGCTCAGCTTCGACGCCACCCCAAGGGAAACGCGTTACCTGGTGCTGATGACCTTCAACGCTGAGGCCACCAACCTGCTGGTGTTTCAGCAGATGCTGCTGCTGGCGAGCCTCAGCATCCTGATCCTGGGCAGTCTGCTGACCGTGCTGACCCTGACCCTCAAGCAGAGCTTGCTTCCCGGATTGCATCAGGTGGCCGAAACCGATGGGCTGACGGGCCTGGCCAATCGCCGCACCTTCATGGAAATCAGCGAAAAGATGCTGAACCGGGGCCTCGATGAGGGCCTGCCCTTTGTGCTCACGGTGATCGACATCGATTTCTTCAAACGCGTCAACGACACCTACGGCCACGTCTGTGGGGATGCGGTGCTCAAGGCGGTGGCGCAACAGATTCGGGTCTCCGTGCGTGAGCGTGACCTGGTGGGCCGGCTGGGGGGCGAGGAATTCGGCTTGGTCCTGTCCAGCAGCACCACCACGGCCGATTCGATTCTCGAGCGCGTGCGTCAGCAGGTGGAAGCCTCACAGATCGATTGGGAGGGTGAACCCGTGAAGGTGACGATCAGCCTGGGGGCCGCCAGCAGCGAACACCTGGACCACTCCCTCGATCACCTCTATGCCGCCGCCGACACGGCTCTTTATCAGGCCAAATCGGAGGGGCGGAACCGGGTGCGCTGGGCGGCGGCTCCCCGCCCTGCGTCCAGCTCCGCCAACAACCCCTCCCCCCCACAAACGGACCGCCGATGA
- a CDS encoding transglutaminase family protein, which translates to MTTPPWLTGSLAVASEIDRRLAAAGVKLTLGGEPTYVPDLPEGAEWTVAADGPTKLGYARALGLELQRRAWPSSTLIYCPGKRYDGEVNPRWALRLIIGADGEPIVRWPQQGISDEAAAALGPLLEADALPFLEAIGASLGCGLRPLALRDTLDPERRVWAAPLCHHDPELDPEAPPGWEAAEWPLDEPLRELLGAAGPAGLRLPLQHFPEGVLRQVLTLEVHPGGWSLFLPPLAREPLEQLLRLIAAASAGKSQPLLSGVLPLDITGHWQVLGLTADPGVLEVNLPVCANWQAYAGWMVRLEEAGATVGLRSWKDDDGHIVGTGGGNHLLWGGPDLETNPFFSRPAWLVGVLRFWQRHPSLAYLFSNPSVGPASQAPRPDEGSASWLDLELAHQVIEDLPEGDQRVLISETLRHLHADRSGNTHRSEISIDKFWNPAWAAGCQGLIEFRAIETLPRTEWIGAIALLWSALAVHLLEPAHRPETMEPFGPRLHDALMLPSALLADLEAVLARLAADGLMLDPKTFRTIWDWQNPRLLAWEQGEARLEVRRAREAWPLLCDTPVEGGSTSRFVDSSLRRFELISSAAFRQRFAVVLNGRPLTLGERPVAVRYRQEQLYPCLHPAIAPHVPLELAVLETGAGSDAALEGYWTLASERDGFRPETPSDGSSPGEGLKAAPWRAANPGDVTVDLRLEPLPA; encoded by the coding sequence ATGACCACTCCTCCCTGGCTCACCGGGTCCCTGGCCGTCGCCAGTGAGATCGATCGCCGCCTGGCCGCCGCCGGCGTGAAGCTCACCCTCGGTGGGGAACCCACCTACGTGCCGGACCTGCCGGAAGGGGCCGAGTGGACCGTGGCCGCCGATGGCCCCACCAAGCTTGGTTACGCGCGGGCCCTGGGCCTGGAACTCCAGCGCCGAGCCTGGCCCAGCAGCACATTGATCTATTGCCCGGGCAAGCGTTACGACGGCGAGGTGAACCCCCGTTGGGCCCTGCGCCTGATCATCGGAGCCGACGGAGAACCGATCGTGCGCTGGCCCCAGCAGGGAATCAGCGACGAGGCCGCCGCGGCCCTGGGCCCCCTGCTTGAGGCCGATGCTCTGCCCTTCCTGGAGGCCATCGGCGCGTCCCTGGGTTGCGGCCTGCGGCCCCTGGCCCTGCGGGACACCCTCGACCCGGAGCGGCGGGTCTGGGCCGCCCCCCTCTGCCACCACGACCCTGAACTCGATCCGGAGGCCCCACCGGGTTGGGAGGCCGCCGAATGGCCGCTGGATGAACCCCTGAGGGAGCTGCTGGGCGCCGCCGGACCGGCGGGTCTGCGCTTGCCCCTGCAGCATTTCCCCGAGGGTGTGCTGCGCCAGGTGCTCACCCTGGAGGTGCACCCCGGCGGCTGGAGCCTGTTCCTGCCGCCCCTGGCGCGGGAGCCCCTGGAGCAGCTGCTGCGCTTGATCGCCGCCGCCAGCGCGGGGAAAAGCCAACCGCTGCTGAGCGGTGTGCTGCCCCTGGACATCACCGGCCACTGGCAGGTGCTGGGGCTGACCGCCGATCCGGGTGTGCTGGAGGTGAACCTGCCGGTGTGCGCCAACTGGCAGGCCTATGCCGGCTGGATGGTGAGGCTCGAGGAAGCGGGGGCGACGGTGGGCCTGCGCTCCTGGAAGGACGACGATGGTCACATCGTCGGCACCGGCGGCGGCAACCACCTGCTCTGGGGCGGCCCCGATCTGGAAACGAACCCCTTCTTCAGCCGCCCCGCCTGGCTGGTGGGGGTGCTGCGCTTCTGGCAGCGCCATCCCAGCCTGGCCTACCTGTTCAGCAACCCCTCGGTGGGTCCCGCCTCCCAGGCCCCGCGGCCCGATGAGGGCAGTGCCTCCTGGCTCGATCTGGAGCTCGCCCATCAGGTGATCGAAGACCTGCCAGAGGGCGATCAACGCGTGCTGATCAGCGAAACCCTGCGCCACCTCCATGCCGACCGCAGTGGCAACACCCACCGCAGTGAGATCAGCATCGACAAATTCTGGAATCCCGCCTGGGCCGCCGGCTGCCAGGGACTGATCGAGTTTCGGGCGATCGAAACCCTGCCGCGCACCGAATGGATCGGGGCCATCGCCCTGCTCTGGAGCGCCCTGGCGGTGCATCTGCTGGAGCCAGCGCACCGGCCGGAGACGATGGAGCCCTTCGGCCCCCGGCTCCACGACGCGCTGATGCTGCCCAGCGCCCTGCTGGCCGACCTGGAGGCGGTGCTGGCCCGGCTGGCGGCCGATGGACTGATGCTCGATCCCAAGACCTTCCGTACCATCTGGGACTGGCAGAACCCACGGCTGCTGGCCTGGGAGCAGGGGGAGGCACGGCTGGAGGTCCGCCGGGCCCGGGAAGCCTGGCCATTGCTCTGCGACACCCCGGTGGAAGGGGGCAGCACCAGCCGCTTCGTCGACAGCTCCCTGCGCCGCTTCGAACTGATTTCCTCCGCGGCCTTCCGCCAGCGCTTCGCGGTGGTGCTGAACGGGCGACCGCTGACCCTGGGAGAACGGCCGGTGGCCGTGCGTTATCGCCAGGAGCAGCTCTACCCCTGCCTGCATCCCGCGATCGCCCCCCATGTGCCCCTGGAGCTGGCGGTGCTGGAGACCGGCGCCGGCTCGGACGCGGCACTGGAGGGCTACTGGACCCTGGCCAGCGAGCGCGACGGCTTCCGTCCGGAGACCCCTAGCGACGGGAGCTCTCCCGGCGAAGGGCTGAAGGCGGCCCCCTGGCGCGCCGCCAACCCCGGGGACGTCACGGTCGATCTGCGCCTGGAACCCCTGCCCGCCTGA
- a CDS encoding redox protein translates to MFELIPYEKFRDTPAVRFFDITVPTSNARDLVVHTGPAISPPDDPESGSWQFYLHPHQEDNLLAMQGGRTFYLVNLGWNYPFHIVRLEMGGDILRIPPGTFHRSVSDPNGSLVLNQAVREKGASLVREFRVYNSSRIPRLFATTSRTAPLPKLHGVSW, encoded by the coding sequence ATGTTCGAGCTGATCCCCTACGAGAAGTTCCGCGACACCCCCGCGGTGCGTTTCTTCGACATCACCGTGCCCACCTCCAATGCCCGTGATCTGGTGGTGCACACGGGCCCGGCGATCAGCCCCCCCGACGATCCTGAGAGCGGTTCCTGGCAGTTCTATCTGCACCCCCACCAGGAGGACAACCTGCTGGCGATGCAGGGCGGGCGCACCTTCTATCTGGTCAACCTGGGCTGGAACTACCCATTCCACATCGTGCGCCTGGAGATGGGTGGCGACATCCTGCGCATTCCTCCCGGCACCTTCCACCGCTCGGTCTCCGACCCCAATGGCTCCCTGGTGCTCAACCAGGCGGTGCGGGAAAAGGGGGCCAGCCTCGTGCGTGAGTTCCGGGTCTACAACAGCAGCCGCATCCCGCGTCTGTTCGCCACCACCTCCCGCACCGCGCCGCTGCCCAAGCTGCACGGGGTGAGCTGGTAG
- a CDS encoding CsgG/HfaB family protein — protein MATRVHCFNEQATPPEPAVPSLRAFLSPLSALLLVTGLGLSPLVASAQQSQPIRSSQRRPTVSVPDFKNTVTQSTWWWQGPVAQDLAAALANELQATGDLQVVERRNLKEVLSEQELADLGIVRKGTGSSAAKKGQMTGARYIVLGTVTSYDSNVESKASGSNFGLMGVGTAKEQLETKDYVAIDIRVVDSSTGEVVGSRTVEGRASNAAEARSSGVSLLPAAGLALLLAPNMGRTGQVLTGAAGTLNFGNRNSQSQRTPAAKALRAALIDASDYVSCLLVPRGNCMADFNAQDQQRRQRTRGVLQLE, from the coding sequence GTGGCCACCCGGGTGCATTGCTTCAATGAGCAGGCCACCCCACCCGAGCCCGCCGTGCCCTCCTTGCGTGCGTTTCTCTCCCCGCTGTCGGCCCTGCTGCTGGTGACGGGCCTGGGCTTGAGCCCCCTGGTTGCCAGCGCCCAGCAGAGCCAGCCGATCCGCTCCAGCCAGCGACGCCCCACCGTCTCGGTACCCGACTTCAAGAACACCGTCACCCAGAGCACCTGGTGGTGGCAGGGGCCCGTGGCCCAGGACCTGGCCGCCGCCCTGGCCAATGAACTCCAGGCCACCGGTGATCTCCAGGTGGTGGAGCGCCGCAACCTCAAGGAGGTGCTCTCCGAGCAGGAGCTGGCCGATCTGGGCATCGTGCGCAAGGGCACCGGCAGTTCCGCCGCCAAAAAGGGCCAGATGACCGGCGCCCGCTACATCGTGCTCGGCACCGTCACCTCCTATGACAGCAACGTGGAGAGCAAGGCCTCCGGCAGCAACTTCGGCTTGATGGGGGTGGGCACCGCCAAAGAGCAGCTGGAAACCAAGGACTACGTGGCGATCGACATCCGCGTGGTGGACAGCAGCACCGGCGAGGTGGTCGGCTCCCGCACCGTGGAGGGCCGCGCCAGCAACGCCGCAGAAGCCAGGTCGAGCGGCGTCAGCCTGCTGCCCGCAGCTGGCCTGGCCCTGTTGCTGGCCCCGAACATGGGTCGCACCGGCCAGGTGCTCACGGGCGCCGCCGGTACCTTGAATTTCGGCAACCGCAACAGCCAGAGCCAGCGCACCCCGGCGGCCAAGGCCCTGCGGGCGGCCCTGATCGATGCCTCCGACTACGTGAGTTGCCTGCTGGTGCCCAGGGGGAACTGCATGGCCGACTTCAACGCCCAGGACCAACAGCGGCGCCAGCGCACCCGCGGGGTGCTCCAGCTGGAGTGA
- a CDS encoding DoxX family protein: MKSLLSRYFLKDGFFANAGLLILRLSIGLMMIHHGQEKLADPATFAANYVVPLHLPFPLFFAQLAGFSELFGSWFVILGFLSPLGALALTGTMSVAAYQHILTSGLNIYVLELVVLYMGGSLAILLNGPGRFSFDAGIVSGLLAPDSEGSDRSDDFGTIQGVELMAVPIRADDSAVMVNRRSLLRR; the protein is encoded by the coding sequence ATGAAATCTCTGCTGAGCCGCTATTTCCTCAAGGACGGCTTCTTCGCCAACGCCGGCCTGCTGATCCTGCGGCTGTCGATCGGCCTGATGATGATCCATCACGGCCAGGAAAAGCTGGCCGATCCGGCCACCTTCGCCGCCAATTACGTGGTGCCGTTGCACCTCCCCTTCCCGCTGTTCTTCGCCCAGTTGGCCGGTTTCTCCGAACTGTTCGGCTCCTGGTTCGTGATTCTCGGCTTTCTCTCCCCGCTGGGAGCCCTTGCCCTGACCGGAACGATGTCGGTGGCCGCTTACCAGCACATCCTCACCAGCGGGCTGAACATCTACGTGCTTGAACTGGTGGTGCTCTACATGGGCGGCAGCCTGGCGATCCTGCTGAACGGTCCGGGCCGTTTCTCCTTTGATGCCGGCATTGTCTCCGGGCTGCTTGCACCGGATTCAGAGGGGTCAGATCGTTCCGACGACTTCGGCACGATCCAAGGCGTTGAGCTCATGGCTGTGCCCATCCGAGCCGATGATTCCGCCGTGATGGTGAATCGTCGGTCCCTGCTCCGGCGCTGA